A section of the Deltaproteobacteria bacterium genome encodes:
- the smc gene encoding chromosome segregation protein SMC gives MKLAKLDILGFKSFRDKTPLEFSEGISAIVGPNGCGKSNIVDAIRWVMGEQRFTALRGKKMEDVIFNGSDGTAGVNIAEVTMTLERNGRIFPGKFAEMSEITISRRLYRDGESEYFINKAPCRLLDVREFFMDMGVGARTYSIVEQERVTKLVEAKPQDRREFIEEAAGIVKYKSRRESATRKIEATQQNITRLNDILREVKSQLNATARQAKKAERYKELRKEIKEARLQLSLQTYAELTARRAQLQHAADSLNKEHIEAQTALKSSEAAVEDMRSQLAEQEAAITDLQERFYSVRNEINIKEQGINFARETIRELQRKKEANIREIAGQEQRRKEINQEIDGIHTSTEEYRKRINDLTSLMVEIQKTVEGLRVRERSLHETLEMEKSSHIDRVAEQARVKNVLAALLKGMDSIGVKITTEEKELAEKKKQRTALEKKRTALAAQLSADREGLAKLISEEENIQAGSQQKEAELATLLEEIDGIRQEIGIASSRLTSLKELRERFELCSEGTRTILKAVQTRELPRDEVLGLVADNISVPRNYETAVEAALEDKLQYVIVKSQKEGMKAIDYLKQRASGRGSFIPLELRNGGTDETLPAYLKGAVRLADHVTPHDDHYRPIVDYLLKDVLLISDLRTALGLWEKNGFTGTYVTPEGDIIRSDGVITGGSAVNGEGSLLRNNREIEELNALVDALNGRLAKSRSHAEKLKTALSALRERTAVLRTQIHEQQIAINGREKDLERLDGEASWIDQAITVATFNRDTLESEKEDALRRIEELRQEEASQKEAMASAGERITALQEEWTRLKEELAGRDAELVEKRISITSLEEQHKGKEETLARLDKALLEAGEAISQLHVDLRNGENKAAETAQSIERDETALTGLYETYNGLEKDLSHRRELQGNRESVLREHEVSVLKERRLHEELAKKAGNLEIEIRELNIKLETLARAIEEKYAVDIEELLPGFAGLSESETEQLHRKLTDSEKKIEEFGEVNLLALSEHEQLRERHDFLAIQLKDLNESIESLQRTISRINQISRKRFAETFEAVDGYFQEVFPRLFPGGKGRLILTDEEDMLETGVDIELQIPGKRRQNLSLLSGGEKALSAVALIFSILLYRPTPFLVLDEADAPLDDTNVYLFKNLVKDVARNSQVIYITHNKQTMEAADNLIGVTMAKNGISSIVSVSLN, from the coding sequence ATGAAACTGGCGAAACTGGACATACTGGGCTTCAAATCCTTCAGGGATAAGACTCCGCTCGAATTTTCCGAAGGGATCAGCGCCATCGTCGGTCCCAACGGGTGCGGTAAAAGCAACATTGTGGACGCGATCCGCTGGGTCATGGGTGAACAGCGATTCACGGCGCTCCGCGGGAAAAAGATGGAGGACGTCATTTTCAACGGCAGCGACGGAACCGCCGGTGTCAACATCGCGGAAGTGACCATGACCCTGGAGCGTAACGGCAGGATCTTCCCGGGCAAGTTCGCCGAGATGTCGGAGATCACCATATCACGGCGGCTTTACCGCGACGGAGAGAGCGAGTACTTCATCAACAAGGCACCCTGCCGGCTCCTCGATGTCAGAGAATTCTTCATGGATATGGGCGTGGGGGCCAGGACATACTCCATCGTCGAACAGGAACGGGTGACGAAACTGGTCGAAGCAAAGCCCCAGGACCGGCGCGAGTTCATTGAAGAAGCGGCTGGCATCGTCAAATATAAATCAAGGAGGGAATCGGCGACCCGGAAGATCGAGGCGACACAGCAGAACATCACCAGGCTGAACGATATTCTCAGAGAAGTCAAAAGCCAGCTCAACGCCACGGCTCGCCAGGCGAAAAAAGCGGAGCGGTACAAGGAACTGAGGAAAGAGATCAAGGAAGCCCGCCTGCAGCTCTCCCTGCAGACCTATGCGGAACTGACCGCGCGAAGAGCACAACTGCAACACGCCGCCGATTCCCTCAACAAAGAACATATAGAAGCACAAACCGCACTGAAGAGCTCGGAAGCCGCCGTTGAAGACATGAGATCGCAACTTGCCGAGCAGGAAGCGGCCATCACCGACCTGCAGGAGCGGTTCTACTCCGTCAGAAATGAAATAAACATCAAGGAGCAGGGGATCAACTTCGCGCGGGAAACAATCAGGGAACTTCAGCGTAAAAAGGAAGCCAACATCCGCGAAATAGCCGGACAGGAGCAGCGACGGAAAGAGATCAACCAGGAAATCGATGGGATACACACGTCGACAGAGGAATACCGGAAACGGATCAATGACCTTACATCATTAATGGTGGAGATACAGAAAACCGTCGAGGGCCTCAGGGTCCGTGAGAGGTCACTCCATGAAACCCTCGAAATGGAGAAATCGAGCCACATAGACCGGGTCGCCGAACAGGCTCGCGTGAAGAACGTCCTCGCCGCCCTTCTGAAAGGAATGGATTCCATCGGTGTGAAGATAACCACCGAGGAAAAGGAACTCGCTGAAAAGAAAAAGCAGCGGACGGCCCTTGAGAAAAAACGGACCGCGCTGGCCGCCCAATTGTCGGCGGACCGGGAGGGTCTTGCGAAGCTTATTTCCGAGGAAGAGAACATCCAGGCCGGCAGCCAGCAGAAAGAAGCGGAGCTTGCGACCCTGCTGGAAGAGATCGACGGCATCCGGCAGGAGATCGGCATCGCCTCGTCACGGTTGACATCATTAAAGGAACTGCGCGAACGATTCGAACTGTGCAGTGAAGGGACCCGAACCATACTGAAGGCGGTTCAGACACGGGAATTACCCCGCGACGAAGTGCTCGGCCTGGTCGCCGACAACATCAGCGTTCCCCGGAACTATGAAACGGCCGTTGAAGCGGCCCTCGAGGACAAGCTGCAGTATGTCATCGTCAAAAGCCAGAAAGAAGGCATGAAGGCGATCGATTACCTCAAGCAGCGCGCCTCGGGACGGGGCAGCTTCATTCCCCTGGAACTGCGAAATGGCGGCACCGACGAAACCCTTCCCGCCTACCTGAAGGGGGCGGTCCGCCTTGCTGACCATGTGACGCCCCATGACGATCATTACCGTCCCATCGTTGACTACCTCCTGAAGGACGTTCTTCTGATATCCGACCTCCGGACGGCACTGGGCCTGTGGGAGAAGAACGGATTCACGGGGACCTATGTCACCCCCGAAGGCGACATCATCCGCTCCGACGGCGTCATAACCGGCGGTAGCGCCGTGAACGGTGAGGGTTCGCTTTTGCGGAACAACCGTGAGATCGAAGAATTGAACGCCCTGGTGGATGCACTGAACGGTCGTCTCGCAAAAAGCCGCTCTCATGCGGAAAAACTGAAGACGGCACTCTCGGCGCTCCGTGAGCGGACAGCCGTTCTCAGGACACAGATCCATGAACAGCAGATCGCCATCAACGGACGGGAGAAGGACCTCGAGAGGCTTGACGGAGAAGCATCCTGGATCGATCAGGCCATCACGGTCGCTACCTTCAACCGGGATACACTGGAATCGGAAAAAGAGGATGCCCTGCGGCGGATAGAGGAGCTTCGGCAGGAAGAGGCATCGCAGAAAGAGGCTATGGCATCCGCCGGCGAGCGGATCACCGCCCTTCAGGAAGAGTGGACCCGCCTCAAGGAGGAACTGGCCGGACGAGACGCCGAACTGGTGGAAAAGAGAATTTCCATAACTTCTCTTGAGGAACAGCACAAGGGGAAGGAAGAGACCCTTGCCCGGCTTGACAAGGCACTCCTGGAAGCCGGTGAGGCCATTTCTCAGCTTCATGTGGACCTGCGCAACGGCGAGAACAAGGCTGCCGAAACGGCTCAATCCATAGAACGGGATGAGACGGCCCTGACCGGACTGTATGAAACATACAACGGTCTGGAGAAAGACCTGTCACACCGGCGGGAGCTGCAGGGAAACAGGGAATCGGTTCTTCGGGAGCACGAGGTGTCGGTCCTGAAGGAACGAAGGCTCCACGAAGAACTGGCGAAGAAGGCCGGCAACCTTGAGATCGAGATCCGGGAGCTGAACATAAAACTTGAAACACTTGCCCGGGCGATTGAGGAAAAATATGCCGTCGATATAGAGGAACTGTTGCCGGGATTCGCTGGACTGAGCGAATCAGAGACCGAACAGCTGCACCGGAAACTTACGGACAGTGAAAAGAAGATCGAGGAGTTCGGAGAAGTCAATCTTCTCGCCCTCAGCGAACATGAGCAGCTGCGGGAACGCCACGATTTCCTCGCGATCCAGCTGAAGGACCTCAACGAATCGATCGAGTCCCTGCAGCGGACCATCTCAAGGATAAACCAGATATCGAGAAAGCGTTTCGCCGAAACCTTCGAGGCTGTGGACGGCTATTTCCAGGAGGTCTTTCCCCGGCTTTTCCCTGGCGGCAAGGGTCGGCTGATCCTTACCGACGAAGAGGACATGCTGGAAACCGGCGTCGATATCGAACTTCAGATCCCGGGGAAACGGCGGCAGAACCTGTCCCTCCTGTCGGGCGGCGAAAAGGCCCTCTCGGCAGTGGCCCTGATCTTTTCGATCCTCCTGTACCGTCCGACGCCCTTCCTGGTCCTTGACGAGGCCGACGCGCCGCTGGACGATACGAACGTATACCTTTTCAAGAATCTCGTGAAGGACGTCGCCCGCAACTCCCAGGTCATCTACATAACGCACAACAAGCAGACCATGGAGGCCGCCGACAACCTCATCGGCGTCACCATGGCGAAAAACGGCATATCGAGCATCGTATCTGTCAGCCTCAATTGA
- the ftsY gene encoding signal recognition particle-docking protein FtsY translates to MEENSKEAGFFSRLKTGLDKTRKSFVRNLDEMISGDKVISQDTFEDLEEIMIAADLGPAFTCDLIEDMRDRAKRRELDQSDSLKNIIKDNMVGILAHCEAPLRIPLDSLYTIMVVGVNGTGKTTTIGKMAHRFTKRGLSVMLAAADTFRAAAIEQLEIWSTRTGVPLIKQKMGADPSAVVYDAIHSAQSKNVNVLIIDTAGRLHTKTNLMDELKKVQRIMGRELPGSPHETLLVLDATTGQNAVSQAQMFNKEIGITGLALTKLDGTSKGGIVVRIAKEMKLPIRYIGIGEKIDDLRTFKSEEFVKALFE, encoded by the coding sequence ATGGAAGAGAACAGCAAGGAAGCGGGATTTTTCTCACGGCTCAAAACGGGTCTTGACAAAACACGAAAGAGCTTTGTCAGAAATCTCGATGAAATGATCTCCGGCGACAAGGTGATCTCCCAGGATACTTTTGAAGACCTGGAAGAGATCATGATAGCCGCTGACCTAGGGCCGGCCTTCACCTGCGACCTCATCGAGGATATGCGGGACCGGGCGAAACGCCGTGAATTGGACCAATCGGATTCGCTCAAGAACATCATCAAGGACAATATGGTCGGCATCCTGGCCCACTGTGAAGCCCCGCTGCGGATACCGCTGGACTCGCTTTACACTATCATGGTGGTGGGCGTGAACGGCACGGGGAAAACAACCACCATCGGAAAAATGGCGCATCGCTTCACAAAGAGAGGGCTCTCCGTCATGCTCGCGGCGGCGGACACCTTCCGGGCGGCAGCCATCGAGCAGCTTGAGATCTGGAGCACCCGGACCGGCGTTCCCCTGATAAAACAGAAGATGGGCGCCGACCCATCGGCCGTCGTTTATGACGCCATCCACTCCGCCCAGTCGAAGAACGTGAATGTCCTTATCATCGACACGGCGGGCCGGCTGCATACGAAGACCAACCTCATGGACGAGCTCAAAAAGGTCCAGAGAATCATGGGACGGGAACTTCCCGGGTCCCCCCACGAGACACTGCTCGTCCTTGACGCCACCACGGGTCAGAACGCCGTCTCACAGGCACAGATGTTCAACAAGGAGATCGGCATCACCGGGCTGGCCCTGACGAAACTGGACGGCACATCAAAGGGAGGTATCGTGGTCAGGATCGCCAAGGAAATGAAGCTCCCCATCCGGTATATCGGCATCGGTGAAAAGATCGATGACCTGCGGACATTCAAGAGCGAGGAATTTGTCAAAGCCCTCTTCGAATAA